From Natronocella acetinitrilica, a single genomic window includes:
- the flgL gene encoding flagellar hook-associated protein FlgL: MRVSTNQFQQTSTNSILDQQSKLLKTQQQLATGRKILTPSDDPAGAARVLDLEKSIGQVEQFNRNLDRAEFALKTEESVLEETGNIIQRVRELTVQSLNATQDGANRKIIAAEIRQLQDQLVQLANTQDGTGEFIFAGSNTRTRPFALGDGDVNYTGDQTQRLVQAGPSRQLATNHTGFETFMRIREGNGEFTTAAAPGNGGTAVIDGGRILDRTVAFDGPYTIAFTEQANGELTYTVSNAGGNLVEDAPYNRGDAIVFDGREVAISGTPVDGDSFEVAPAGFNSLFGMLDDLAAALEASGSNETSVDRSRFLNAGNSALGNLDQALDNILNIRSEVGARLNAVDGERRANESSLLDLREAKSNIEDVDYAKAISELNLRQVGLQAAQQSYVRIQGLSLFNFL, from the coding sequence ATGCGTGTCTCTACCAATCAGTTCCAGCAGACCAGCACCAATTCGATCCTCGATCAGCAGTCGAAGCTGCTGAAGACCCAGCAACAGCTGGCCACCGGGCGCAAGATTCTCACACCGTCGGATGACCCTGCCGGCGCCGCCCGGGTGCTGGACCTGGAGAAATCCATCGGTCAGGTTGAGCAGTTCAACCGCAACCTGGACCGGGCCGAGTTCGCCCTCAAGACCGAGGAGTCCGTGCTGGAAGAGACGGGCAACATCATCCAGCGGGTGCGTGAGCTGACGGTGCAGTCCCTGAATGCCACCCAGGACGGTGCCAACCGGAAAATCATCGCAGCTGAGATTCGCCAGTTGCAGGATCAGCTTGTGCAGCTGGCCAACACCCAGGACGGAACCGGTGAATTCATCTTTGCCGGTAGCAATACCCGCACGCGCCCCTTTGCGCTGGGAGATGGCGACGTCAACTACACCGGCGATCAGACCCAGCGGCTGGTGCAGGCCGGGCCGTCGCGGCAGTTGGCTACCAACCACACCGGCTTCGAGACGTTCATGCGCATCCGCGAGGGCAACGGTGAATTCACCACGGCGGCGGCCCCCGGCAATGGCGGTACAGCAGTTATCGACGGCGGCCGGATTCTCGACCGCACCGTGGCCTTTGATGGCCCTTACACCATCGCCTTCACGGAGCAGGCGAACGGCGAGCTGACCTACACGGTGAGCAATGCCGGCGGCAACTTGGTGGAGGACGCCCCCTACAACCGGGGTGACGCCATCGTGTTCGATGGCCGGGAAGTGGCCATCAGCGGAACGCCGGTGGACGGCGACAGCTTCGAGGTGGCACCGGCGGGCTTCAACAGCCTGTTCGGCATGCTCGACGACCTGGCGGCGGCACTCGAAGCCTCCGGTTCCAACGAGACCTCGGTGGACCGGTCACGGTTTCTCAATGCGGGTAATTCGGCGCTGGGCAACCTGGATCAGGCGCTGGACAACATTCTCAACATACGCAGCGAAGTCGGTGCGCGGCTCAACGCCGTGGACGGCGAGCGCCGCGCCAACGAATCCAGCCTGCTGGACTTGAGAGAGGCCAAGTCGAATATCGAGGATGTGGATTACGCCAAGGCCATCAGCGAATTGAATTTGCGTCAGGTTGGGTTGCAGGCGGCGCAGCAGAGTTATGTGCGTATCCAGGGCTTGAGTTTGTTCAATTTCCTGTAA
- the flgK gene encoding flagellar hook-associated protein FlgK, with amino-acid sequence MANIFGTSVSGLLATQRALATTGHNISNVNTEGYSRQRVDFSTRIPSGSSQGFIGTGVQTDSVRRVFDQSLETALQKNIAEFSRLDTLANFNGRVDNLLADKDAGVSPALQSFFDAVQDAANDPTSTSARQVLLSEAESLVSRFELVNQRLDELERDANNRIQLGVSEINELAGSIARLNQEIVQAQGRTGQPPNDLLDKRDQLIKQLSEKVGVTTVPESGGAINVFIGNGQALVVGNSTNQISAVRSQFDPNQFEIAYQRPGGGQVNITRNLTGGEVGGLLDFRREVLEPTRNDLGRLAATIATTFNEQHRLGMQFESTPPGLGQDFFSLPGPQVLPSQNNSAGVGSPIVDFDAATISDLTGSDYRLTFDNGDWTLLRLRDNTSQVVDDSGPQVIDGLSIDVSGLGAADGDSFLLRPTKQSSARIDVNLQRPGQIALANPLTGGEVTTASGQAINTGSGQLDRISVSAFDPDQLDNFRADGPLTFTFDAAASAFQVTDANGAAVASIDYDPATQGNGINAEVETAEFGTFSLRLSGVPADGDAFEVKANDNGVGDNANALQLAELANEGTAQGGAATYQEFYGSIVGRVGTETLRAQSNRDAQEALVDQARQARESVSGVNLEEEAAKLLQFQQAFQANAQVITVANDVFQTLLGAIQR; translated from the coding sequence ATGGCCAATATTTTCGGTACAAGTGTCTCCGGTCTGCTAGCCACCCAGCGGGCGTTGGCGACCACTGGCCATAACATTTCCAACGTCAACACCGAAGGCTACAGCCGGCAGCGGGTGGATTTCTCCACCCGCATTCCCAGCGGCAGCAGCCAGGGCTTCATCGGCACCGGGGTGCAGACGGACAGCGTGCGCCGGGTATTCGACCAGAGCCTCGAGACCGCGCTGCAGAAGAACATTGCCGAGTTCTCCCGGCTGGACACGCTGGCCAACTTCAATGGCCGGGTGGACAACCTGCTGGCGGACAAGGATGCCGGCGTTTCGCCGGCGTTGCAGTCGTTCTTCGACGCGGTGCAGGATGCCGCCAACGACCCCACATCCACCTCGGCGCGGCAGGTGCTGCTGTCCGAGGCGGAAAGCCTGGTCAGCCGCTTCGAACTCGTGAATCAGCGGCTGGATGAGCTGGAGCGCGATGCCAACAACCGCATCCAGCTCGGCGTCTCCGAGATCAACGAACTGGCCGGCTCCATCGCCAGGCTCAACCAGGAGATCGTCCAGGCCCAGGGCCGCACCGGCCAGCCGCCCAACGATCTGCTGGACAAGCGCGATCAGCTCATCAAGCAGCTCTCCGAGAAGGTGGGCGTGACCACGGTGCCGGAGTCCGGTGGCGCGATTAACGTCTTCATCGGTAATGGCCAGGCGCTGGTGGTGGGCAATTCCACCAACCAGATCTCGGCGGTGCGCAGCCAGTTCGACCCCAACCAGTTCGAGATCGCCTACCAGCGTCCGGGGGGTGGGCAGGTCAATATCACGCGGAACCTTACCGGTGGCGAGGTGGGCGGGTTGCTGGACTTCCGCCGCGAGGTACTTGAGCCGACCCGCAATGACCTGGGCCGCCTTGCCGCCACCATTGCCACCACCTTCAATGAGCAGCACCGCCTGGGCATGCAGTTCGAGTCGACGCCGCCCGGCCTTGGCCAGGACTTCTTCTCACTGCCCGGGCCCCAGGTGCTGCCTAGCCAGAATAACTCGGCCGGGGTGGGTTCACCCATCGTGGATTTCGACGCCGCCACGATCAGCGATCTCACCGGCTCCGACTATCGCCTGACCTTTGACAATGGTGACTGGACGCTGCTGCGCCTGCGCGACAATACCAGTCAGGTCGTTGACGACAGTGGCCCGCAGGTCATTGATGGGCTGAGCATTGATGTCAGCGGGCTCGGCGCCGCCGACGGTGACAGCTTCCTGCTGCGACCCACCAAGCAGTCGTCGGCGCGCATCGACGTGAACCTGCAGCGGCCGGGGCAGATTGCCCTCGCCAATCCGCTGACTGGCGGCGAGGTGACCACCGCCAGTGGTCAGGCCATCAATACCGGGAGTGGTCAGCTGGACCGCATTTCCGTCTCGGCCTTCGACCCCGATCAGCTCGACAACTTCCGCGCCGATGGGCCGCTCACCTTCACCTTTGATGCGGCGGCCAGTGCCTTTCAGGTCACCGACGCCAATGGTGCCGCAGTCGCCAGCATCGACTACGATCCAGCCACCCAGGGCAACGGCATCAACGCGGAAGTCGAGACCGCGGAGTTTGGCACCTTCAGCCTGCGCCTTTCCGGCGTACCGGCGGATGGTGACGCCTTCGAGGTCAAGGCCAACGACAATGGTGTGGGCGACAACGCCAACGCCCTGCAACTCGCCGAACTCGCCAACGAGGGAACCGCCCAGGGTGGCGCTGCCACCTACCAGGAGTTCTACGGCAGCATTGTCGGCCGGGTCGGTACCGAGACCTTGCGGGCCCAGAGCAATCGGGATGCCCAGGAGGCGCTGGTCGACCAGGCCCGGCAGGCGAGGGAATCTGTGTCCGGCGTCAACCTGGAAGAAGAGGCCGCAAAATTGCTGCAGTTCCAGCAGGCGTTCCAGGCCAACGCCCAGGTCATTACCGTGGCCAACGATGTTTTCCAGACGCTGCTCGGTGCGATCCAGAGGTAA
- the flgJ gene encoding flagellar assembly peptidoglycan hydrolase FlgJ produces the protein MTLTPAEANIFDTSAATRMRRSLGEQSEDGIREVAKQFESLFVQMMLKSMRAATPGDGLFSNAGTDQYQQLYDQQMGLAVTQGDGPGFGIAAMVERQLREQVGFDNPAPVTGGKGIQDYGRLPVMRIQEAPTPDVAPKPGAPTGKATGLGGKGDGWEKPEDFVRDIWPAARATAQELGVDPRALVAQAALETGWGRHVIRKADGEGANNLFGIKATPGWQGDRVRVPTLEYRGGIPQREMAEFRAYDSLEDSFRDYLQFLNNNPRYAGALKVSDDPVAFTNALQQAGYATDPHYARKIQQIMGGDILRATLPELKNDAPRTTPL, from the coding sequence ATGACGCTCACCCCAGCCGAAGCCAACATCTTCGACACCTCCGCCGCCACGCGCATGCGTCGCAGCCTCGGTGAGCAATCCGAAGACGGCATTCGCGAGGTTGCGAAGCAGTTCGAGTCACTGTTCGTGCAGATGATGCTGAAGAGCATGCGTGCCGCAACCCCCGGCGACGGTCTTTTCTCCAACGCCGGCACCGATCAGTACCAGCAACTCTACGACCAGCAGATGGGCCTCGCCGTGACCCAGGGTGACGGTCCCGGTTTCGGGATCGCTGCCATGGTGGAACGCCAGCTCCGGGAACAGGTCGGCTTCGACAACCCGGCCCCGGTGACCGGCGGCAAGGGAATCCAGGACTACGGTCGCCTGCCGGTGATGCGTATTCAGGAGGCGCCAACGCCGGATGTGGCTCCCAAGCCCGGAGCCCCCACGGGCAAGGCCACCGGCCTGGGCGGCAAGGGTGATGGCTGGGAAAAGCCGGAAGACTTCGTCCGGGACATCTGGCCTGCGGCCAGGGCCACGGCGCAGGAACTGGGTGTGGACCCCCGTGCACTGGTTGCGCAGGCGGCGCTGGAAACCGGCTGGGGCCGGCACGTCATCCGCAAGGCGGACGGTGAGGGCGCCAACAATCTGTTCGGTATCAAGGCGACACCGGGCTGGCAGGGTGACCGCGTGCGGGTACCGACGCTGGAATACCGTGGTGGTATCCCGCAACGGGAGATGGCCGAATTCCGGGCCTACGATTCCCTGGAGGACAGCTTCCGCGACTACCTGCAGTTTCTGAACAACAACCCCCGGTATGCCGGGGCGCTCAAGGTCAGTGATGACCCGGTTGCATTTACCAATGCTTTGCAGCAGGCCGGCTATGCCACGGACCCGCATTACGCCCGCAAGATCCAGCAGATCATGGGCGGCGATATCCTCCGGGCCACGCTGCCGGAATTAAAGAATGACGCACCGCGGACGACACCCTTGTAA
- a CDS encoding flagellar basal body P-ring protein FlgI, with the protein MMAIKRIFVFTVLCLLAGSAWAVNGERIKDLASVQGVRSNQLVGYGLVVGLDGSGDQTTQTPFTTQSIRSMLAAQGVQLPEGINLQTNNVAAVMVTAELPAFARSGQTIDITVSSLGNARSLRGGNLLLTPLRGADGEVYALAQGNLVVGGFGVEGADGSRVTVNVPSTGRVPNGASVEREVQSPFASGDSVVLNLHTGDFTTARRLADAINDSLGPQTAAARDAVSVEVRAPRDPDQRVGFVSFLENIRVDPGDAPARVIVNSRTGTVVIGSHVRVRAAAVTHGSLTVTISEDFQVGMPAPFTDADPVVVPDTQIDVVEEANPMFIFGPGVELQEIVNAVNRVGAAPGDLVSILEALKQAGALRAELIII; encoded by the coding sequence ATGATGGCAATCAAGCGGATCTTCGTGTTCACCGTACTCTGCCTGCTGGCCGGAAGTGCCTGGGCCGTGAACGGCGAGCGCATCAAGGACCTGGCTTCGGTGCAGGGCGTGCGCTCCAACCAGCTGGTGGGCTACGGCCTGGTGGTGGGGCTTGATGGAAGCGGTGACCAGACCACCCAGACACCGTTCACCACCCAGAGCATTCGCAGCATGCTGGCCGCCCAGGGCGTGCAGTTGCCCGAGGGCATCAACCTGCAGACCAACAACGTGGCAGCGGTGATGGTAACGGCGGAACTGCCGGCCTTTGCCCGCTCGGGCCAGACCATCGATATCACGGTTTCATCTCTCGGGAATGCCCGCAGTCTGCGTGGCGGCAACCTGTTGCTCACCCCTTTGCGCGGCGCCGACGGCGAAGTCTACGCACTGGCCCAGGGCAACCTTGTAGTGGGTGGTTTCGGGGTAGAGGGCGCCGACGGAAGCCGTGTCACCGTCAACGTTCCCAGCACCGGCCGCGTGCCCAATGGCGCATCGGTGGAGCGGGAAGTGCAGAGCCCGTTCGCCTCCGGCGATTCCGTGGTGTTGAACCTGCACACCGGCGATTTCACCACCGCCCGTCGTCTCGCCGATGCCATCAACGATTCCCTGGGGCCGCAGACGGCTGCTGCCCGGGATGCGGTGTCGGTGGAAGTTCGCGCGCCCCGCGATCCTGACCAGCGGGTGGGCTTTGTGTCCTTTCTGGAGAACATCCGGGTTGATCCCGGTGACGCCCCGGCGCGGGTCATCGTCAACTCCCGCACCGGAACGGTGGTCATTGGCAGCCACGTGCGCGTGCGCGCCGCTGCCGTGACCCACGGCAGCCTCACCGTGACCATCAGCGAGGACTTCCAGGTGGGTATGCCGGCGCCGTTTACCGATGCAGACCCGGTGGTGGTGCCTGATACGCAGATCGACGTGGTGGAGGAAGCGAACCCCATGTTCATCTTCGGCCCCGGCGTCGAGTTGCAGGAAATTGTCAACGCGGTGAACCGCGTCGGCGCGGCCCCAGGGGATCTGGTGTCGATCCTCGAAGCCCTGAAGCAGGCCGGCGCCTTGCGGGCGGAGTTGATCATTATCTGA